One segment of Thermosinus carboxydivorans Nor1 DNA contains the following:
- a CDS encoding phosphatidylserine decarboxylase family protein yields MVKTPIVKEGYVYIAVMALITIIVALAFGPYWSIIPGVLLAYVIFFFRNPERNVPDDETLVLAPADGKVISVCDIYEDQFLNEAATKVSIFLSIFDVHVNRSPIAGEIKFQQYTCGRFRPAYKESAGCENERHAIGLENKYMRVLVTQVAGILARRIVSWVTVGSILKPGERYGLIKFGSCTEVVVPKSVEILVKKGDRVKGGETIIGRLRQ; encoded by the coding sequence TGATCACCATTATTGTTGCTCTTGCTTTTGGCCCCTACTGGAGTATCATTCCTGGTGTGCTCTTGGCTTATGTTATTTTCTTTTTTCGCAACCCTGAACGTAATGTGCCTGATGACGAAACGCTGGTGCTGGCGCCGGCGGACGGAAAGGTCATTAGCGTTTGTGATATTTATGAAGACCAGTTTCTTAATGAGGCGGCTACCAAGGTCAGTATTTTTTTATCTATCTTTGATGTTCATGTAAACCGAAGCCCCATTGCCGGTGAAATTAAATTTCAGCAATATACCTGCGGCCGTTTTCGACCGGCCTATAAGGAATCGGCCGGCTGTGAAAACGAGCGACACGCCATAGGACTAGAGAATAAGTACATGCGAGTCTTAGTCACGCAGGTTGCCGGCATTTTGGCCCGACGCATTGTCTCCTGGGTAACGGTTGGCAGTATTCTAAAGCCGGGTGAACGCTATGGACTTATAAAGTTTGGTTCATGTACGGAAGTTGTTGTGCCTAAGTCGGTAGAAATCCTGGTGAAGAAAGGAGATCGGGTAAAAGGTGGAGAGACAATCATAGGGAGGTTAAGGCAGTGA